The following are encoded in a window of Castanea sativa cultivar Marrone di Chiusa Pesio chromosome 5, ASM4071231v1 genomic DNA:
- the LOC142636931 gene encoding G-type lectin S-receptor-like serine/threonine-protein kinase At1g11330 isoform X2 — protein sequence MTISFCVNRLWKRILAKQKARRLKGNEESHTPFPSDNLNQVQELPLFNFEMLVRATNDFHLSSKLGQGGFGPVYKGKLSDGQEIAVKRLSRTSAQGLEEFMNEVVVISKLQHRNLVRLLGCCVEGEERMLLYEYMPNKSLDAFLFDPHKERLLDWKKRFNIIEGIGRGLLYLHRDSRLRIIHRDLKASNILLDKELNPKISDFGMARIFGSDEDQANTNRVVGTYGYMSPEYAMEGRFSEKSDVFSFGVLLLEIVSGRRNTSFYNDEQSQSLLGLA from the exons ATGACCATTTCATTCTGCGTTAACAGATTGTGGAAGAGGATCCTGGCTAAACAAAAAG CAAGGAGATTAAAAGGAAATGAGGAATCACATACACCTTTTCCTAGTGACAACCTGAACCAAGTCCAGGAGCTCCCACTATTCAATTTTGAGATGCTGGTGAGAGCAACAAACGACTTCCATCTATCTAGCAAGCTTGGTCAAGGTGGATTTGGTCCCGTATACAAG GGAAAACTGTCAGATGGACAAGAAATTGCAGTGAAAAGACTTTCTAGAACCTCTGCCCAAGGGTTAGAAGAATTTATGAATGAGGTGGTAGTAATTTCTAAACTCCAACATCGGAATCTTGTTAGACTCCTTGGCTGCTGTGTTGAAGGAGAAGAAAGGATGTTGTTATATGAATACATGCCAAACAAAAGTCTTGATGCATTTCTCTTCG ATCCACACAAAGAAAGACTACTAGATTGGAAAAAACGCTTTAACATTATTGAGGGAATTGGTCGAGGTCTACTCTACCTTCATAGGGATTCTAGATTACGGATTATTCATAGAGATCTAAAGGCAAGTAACATCCTGTTAGATAAAGAGctaaatccaaaaatatcagATTTTGGTATGGCTAGGATTTTTGGAAGTGATGAAGACCAGGCCAATACTAATAGGGTCGTTGGAACTTA tggcTATATGTCTCCTGAATATGCAATGGAAGGCCGATTTTCGGAAAAATCAGATGTCTTCAGCTTTGGAGTGTTGTTACTAGAGATAGTTAGTGGAAGAAGAAACACTAGCTTTTATAATGATGAGCAGTCCCAAAGCCTTTTAGGACTT GCATGA
- the LOC142636931 gene encoding G-type lectin S-receptor-like serine/threonine-protein kinase At1g11330 isoform X1 encodes MSTALFFHTGSLIDPKALSSDRVDLYIHVAYSELDTKREVKKIVRITVIIGMTISFCVNRLWKRILAKQKARRLKGNEESHTPFPSDNLNQVQELPLFNFEMLVRATNDFHLSSKLGQGGFGPVYKGKLSDGQEIAVKRLSRTSAQGLEEFMNEVVVISKLQHRNLVRLLGCCVEGEERMLLYEYMPNKSLDAFLFDPHKERLLDWKKRFNIIEGIGRGLLYLHRDSRLRIIHRDLKASNILLDKELNPKISDFGMARIFGSDEDQANTNRVVGTYGYMSPEYAMEGRFSEKSDVFSFGVLLLEIVSGRRNTSFYNDEQSQSLLGLA; translated from the exons ATGTCAACTGCATTATTTTTCCACACTGGAAGCTTAATTGACCCAAAGGCATTATCTAGCGACAGAGTTGATCTCTACATTCATGTTGCCTATTCAGAACTTG ATACAAAGCGagaagtgaaaaaaattgtcagaaTCACTGTGATCATAGGAATGACCATTTCATTCTGCGTTAACAGATTGTGGAAGAGGATCCTGGCTAAACAAAAAG CAAGGAGATTAAAAGGAAATGAGGAATCACATACACCTTTTCCTAGTGACAACCTGAACCAAGTCCAGGAGCTCCCACTATTCAATTTTGAGATGCTGGTGAGAGCAACAAACGACTTCCATCTATCTAGCAAGCTTGGTCAAGGTGGATTTGGTCCCGTATACAAG GGAAAACTGTCAGATGGACAAGAAATTGCAGTGAAAAGACTTTCTAGAACCTCTGCCCAAGGGTTAGAAGAATTTATGAATGAGGTGGTAGTAATTTCTAAACTCCAACATCGGAATCTTGTTAGACTCCTTGGCTGCTGTGTTGAAGGAGAAGAAAGGATGTTGTTATATGAATACATGCCAAACAAAAGTCTTGATGCATTTCTCTTCG ATCCACACAAAGAAAGACTACTAGATTGGAAAAAACGCTTTAACATTATTGAGGGAATTGGTCGAGGTCTACTCTACCTTCATAGGGATTCTAGATTACGGATTATTCATAGAGATCTAAAGGCAAGTAACATCCTGTTAGATAAAGAGctaaatccaaaaatatcagATTTTGGTATGGCTAGGATTTTTGGAAGTGATGAAGACCAGGCCAATACTAATAGGGTCGTTGGAACTTA tggcTATATGTCTCCTGAATATGCAATGGAAGGCCGATTTTCGGAAAAATCAGATGTCTTCAGCTTTGGAGTGTTGTTACTAGAGATAGTTAGTGGAAGAAGAAACACTAGCTTTTATAATGATGAGCAGTCCCAAAGCCTTTTAGGACTT GCATGA